The Humidesulfovibrio mexicanus DNA window AGAACATGCACGCCTTCGTGCAGTTGCTCTTCGAGTCCCAGATCCTGCACGGCTTCATTCCCGAAATCGCGGCCCTGGCCCGCGTGAAGCAGATCAAGAATCCCGAGGCCGGGGAAGAGACCGTGCTCGCGCACACCATCGACGTGATGCGCTATTACCCGGAGGTGCTGCCCTACGACTGGTACGGCACCCTGGCCTGCATGTTCCATGATGTGGGCAAGCTGTACACGGCGGAGTATTCGGACGGGCAGTGGAGCTTTTTGCAGCACCACCGCGTGGGCGCCAAGGTTACCCGAAAAATATTGAACCGGCTGCACTTCCCGCCGGAAGACATCGACCTCATCTGCACCCTTGTGCGCGACCACATGCGCCCGCACTTCATGCTTACGGACAAGGGCATCCGCCGCCTCATGGCCATCGACGAGTATCCCCGCATCCTGGAGATGGTCCGCGCGGACATCAAGGCCCGGGACGGCTCCTACCGCGAGTTCAACCACAACCTCAAGATGCTGGAGCGCGGCGACACGCCGGAGGAGGAGCTCGAACCCTTCCTCAACGGCCGCGACATCATGCAGGCCACAGGGCTCAAGCCCGGTCCGGGCGTGGGCATCATCCGCGATGCGCTCTTGAAGGCGCAGATAGCCGGGGACGTGACCAGCGTGGAGGACGCCAAGGCCTTTGTGGTGCGCTACGCCAGGGAGGAACGCCTGGCCAACTAGCCGGGCTTTTTTTCGTCCAGACGTTTTCGGGCGGCCGCGTGTCCTGCGCGGCCGCCTTTTTTTTGCAGATGTTGGAGTCTGTTGTGGTTCAGGGCTTCGGCGACGTTGTGGGCGGCTGGGAAGCGCCGAGCAGCGCCATGTATCCGGCAAGCCCGCGTTCCACGCCATAGCCGTTACGGATGGCGCGTCGGGCGGCCGTGCGCAGGGGGGCGAGTTCCCCGGGCCTCTCCAGGGCTTCGCTGACCCGTTCCACCAGGCCTTGCTGATCGAAGAAGTCGAAGAGCAGGGCGTTGTCCCCGTGGCGCATCACTTCGGCCACCGGTGGCGTGTTCGAGGCCACCAGCAGGCAGCCGCAGCTCATGGCCTCCAGGGCCGACCAGGACAGCACGAAGGGGTAGGTGAGGTACACATGCGCGGCGGACACGCGCAACAGCGCGCGATATGCCGCATAGGGCAGCTGGCCCGTGAAGACTACGCGCGTCATGTCCAGCCGGTCGCCCACCTCGGACAGGAGCTTTTCGCGCCAGTTGGCCGCGCCTTCGGGCTTCCTGCCGTAGCTCACGTTGTCGCCGCCCACGACGACGGTCAGCGCCTGCGGATTTCTCCGCTGGATTTCCGGCAGGGCGCGCAGGAACACGTGGAAGCCGCGATACGGCTCCAGGTGCCTGGCCACGTACGTCACCACAGGGTCGCCGACCTTCAGCACGCGGCCGTCGCGCAGGGTCAGCCGGGCGGCGGGCTCCGGCGACATGGCCGCCGTGTCTATGCCCTCGTGCACCACGCTGATTTTGTCGTGGTAGCGGGCAGGGTGCAGCGATTTCTGCCAGTGTGTGGGCGAAACCCCCGCATCGCAGCGCTCCAGGTTCATCAGGTGCAGCAGATTGCGCGAAGTGAGCGTGGCCAGCGTGTCCAGGCCCACCGCCGCACCCGGCTCAAAGCCCACGTCCGCCCCCTGCGCCCGATAATAGAACTCGAACAGCGACACCAGGCGCGCCTGCGGCAGGGCGTCCTTGACGTACAGCGCCTCGCCCCAGCCGGGATGCGCCAGCACCACATCCGGCCGATATCCCTGTTTCGCCAGCTGCACGAGCCCCTTGGCCACGGCTTCGCCCCGTATGGCCGCGGCGGTGACGGTGTTCAGGTACCTGTGCCCGGCCTTGGGCTCTTTTCGGATTTCGTAGCGTGTCATGGGGATGCCCGGCAGGCCGGGCGCATGGCGCTCCCCCATGGCCCGCACCCGGTGGCCGATGGCGGCCAGCCTGCCGGCCAGGCGCCGGAACTGGCCGGGGAAGTTCTGGTGCAGCATGAGGATGTCCATGTCCGGCTTCGTATACCGCGCCTTGTTTTGTGGCAACAGATCGGGGCGTTCCCCCTGATGCGCCTTTTGATGTTTCTCTTGTCGTTTCTCTTGGCGCGGCCTCTTGGCCTTGCGTTTGGGGCGCTCCAATGGCTATACCTTTCGCGTATGCGGCCGATATGCGTAATGCGACCAAGGCCAACCAGGCCGGAGCGATCCGGCCGCATCGAACAAGGCGGTGATATTCGTGGCGAAGAAGGCAGAAAAGGCTCCGACGGAAGAAGTCGCTCTTGACGACGATGCCCCGAAGAAATCCAAGAAGAAGCTGATCCTCATCATTCTGAGCGTGGTGCTGCTTGGCGTCCTGGGCGCTGGCGGCTTTTTCGGCTACAAGTGGTGGATGGGCAGGCCCGCCGCCCAGGCGGACAACGCCACCGAGCAGAAGACCGAGGACGGGCACGACGCCAAAGCCGCAGAGGGCGGCGAGGGCGGCGCCAAGGAGGAAGGCGCGGCAGGCGGCCATTCCGGCGGCGAGCTGGTGAGCATTCCGCCCCTGCTGGTGAACCTGGCGGAGCCGCAAGGCCGCCGCTACCTCAAGCTTGCGCTGGATATCGAGGTGAAGGACAAGCTGGCTGCGGACGAGTTGAACAAGAACATGTCCAAGGTCAAGGACTCCCTGCTGTTGCTGCTTTCCAGCAAAACCTACGACGATCTTTCCACCCTTGAGAGCAAGATCCTGCTCAAGAAGGAGATCGTGGAGCGGTTGACGCTGGTCATGGGCGAGCAGAAGGTCTTGCGGGTCTACATCACCGAAATCGTCATCCAGTAGCCTTTTGCCAGCGCGCGCAGTTCTGGCCGGTTGCGTCTGCACGGGATTTGCAGTACGTGCCGGAGTGAACCGCGCCCTTGCGTCACCGGGCGCGCGGGACGAACAATCAGCGTGAAGCGAGGTCAGCATGGCGGACGACAAGGACCAGGACAAGCTCGCCGAGGAGTGGGCCAACGCGCTGCTTGAGCAGGAACCCCCGGCCGAAGGCGCGGCGGACGCCGAGCCCAAGAGCTCCGACGAGGCGCTGGCCGACGAATGGGCAAAGGCCCTCGCCACGCAGGAGGCCGACGAAGTCCAGAAGGACAAGGAGCAGACCTTCCTGCGGACCCAGACCCATGAGCCGCAGTTTCCGGACATGACCGCCGAGCACAAGGCCCAGCGTCAGAATCCCGGCACCAAGCGCGACCTGGACTTCATCCTCGACATCCCCCTTGAGGTTTCCGCCGAGCTTGGGCGCACGCGCCTGCTCATCAACGAGCTGCTACAGCTGGGCCAGGGCTCGGTGGTGGAGCTGAACAAGCTGGCCGGCGAGCCCATGGAGATATTCGTCAACGGCAAGCTGGTGGCGCGTGGCGAGGCTGTGGTCATCAACGAGAAATTCGGCATCCGGCTGACGGACATCATCAGCCCCATAGAGAGGGTGAAGCAGCTTGCCTGATCAGCTGTTTTTTGACATCGTGAAGATGGTTGTGGCGCTCGCGTGCATCGTGGGCCTCATCTACGGTGTTGTGTACGTGCTCAAGCGTCTGCTCCCGGGCGCGGGGGCCGCAGGCGGCGAGCGGCTGGGCATACAGGTGCTCACGCAGCTCAATGTCGGGTCCAGGCAGCGCATCGCGGTCATTCGCGTCCAGGACAGGACCCTTGTGGTGGGTGTTACCGAAGGCTCCATCAACACCCTTGCCGAGTTGACCCCGCCCGACGCCGCGGCCAAGAAGGAAGCCGATGATCCCAAAATCTTTTCTGAGCTGCTCTCCTGGCCAAAGGACGGCGCTGGACGCGGCGCGCAGCAGCCTGGAGCTGCGTCCGCCCCTGTCCGGGCCGGCGAGTCAGATGCGGACGCCTTGCGTTTTGACGGGATTTTTGACGAGCATCCGCGCACGGCTACCGCAGGCCGCGACCAGCGGAAGCGTGACAGCGCGGGCGAACCTGACCAAGACGACGGGCCGCCCCTCTTCCCCCCTGGGAAACGCCCTTTGCGCTAGCCTTCCTGTTCTGCTTGCGTTTCTTTTTCTTGCGCTGGCGCCAGCCATTGCCCAGGCCGCTGCACCGTCAGGCCCAAACGCGCCTTCCCTGACCATGAGCCTTTCCGCCGGACAGAGCGAGCCTGAAAAGGTCTCCGTGGCCCTGGAGCTCATGTTCCTGTTCACGGTGCTCGCGGTCGCCCCCAGCATCGTGCTCACCATGACCTCGTACACGCGCATCATCATCGTGTTCCATTTTTTGCGCCAGGCCATGGGAACCCCGCAGATGCCTCCCGCGCAGATCATGGCCTCCCTTGCCCTGTTCATGTCCATCATCATCATGGGGCCGGTGATCAAAAGCGTCAACGAGGAGGCCCTCCAGCCGTACATGGAGGAAAAGATCGGCTTCAAGGAGGCGCTGGACCGCGCCCAGGTGCCCATACGCGCATACCTCTTCAAGCACACGCGCGAGAAGGACCTTTCCATCTTTTATTCCATCTCCAAGGAAGACAGGCCCCTGAACAAGGAGCAGGTGTCCACCATCATGCTGGTGGCCGCCTACACC harbors:
- a CDS encoding HD domain-containing protein produces the protein MPQPFKDAVGLCKTIMRNGYDAYVINARLQKSVLAKGPAELAMDISTELDFEGLKRLFPNVETCNETGVTGLIRQGAATFYFHPASVDDGGHPEECVARLTPRLLKILQERGEIPLSAACPYLPSPQEQDHGLSFEGGEVRISGFPDQALKKDHLLAVRVLRFAANYHLPIEPNSWMAIIRGARRVLDYCPASDIMDEWRKVEAENMHAFVQLLFESQILHGFIPEIAALARVKQIKNPEAGEETVLAHTIDVMRYYPEVLPYDWYGTLACMFHDVGKLYTAEYSDGQWSFLQHHRVGAKVTRKILNRLHFPPEDIDLICTLVRDHMRPHFMLTDKGIRRLMAIDEYPRILEMVRADIKARDGSYREFNHNLKMLERGDTPEEELEPFLNGRDIMQATGLKPGPGVGIIRDALLKAQIAGDVTSVEDAKAFVVRYAREERLAN
- the fliP gene encoding flagellar type III secretion system pore protein FliP (The bacterial flagellar biogenesis protein FliP forms a type III secretion system (T3SS)-type pore required for flagellar assembly.), with the protein product MTARANLTKTTGRPSSPLGNALCASLPVLLAFLFLALAPAIAQAAAPSGPNAPSLTMSLSAGQSEPEKVSVALELMFLFTVLAVAPSIVLTMTSYTRIIIVFHFLRQAMGTPQMPPAQIMASLALFMSIIIMGPVIKSVNEEALQPYMEEKIGFKEALDRAQVPIRAYLFKHTREKDLSIFYSISKEDRPLNKEQVSTIMLVAAYTISELKTGFSIGFLIYIPFLILDMVVASILLSMGMMMLPPATVALPFKILLFILVDGWSLLIGSLVNSFV
- the fliN gene encoding flagellar motor switch protein FliN; this encodes MADDKDQDKLAEEWANALLEQEPPAEGAADAEPKSSDEALADEWAKALATQEADEVQKDKEQTFLRTQTHEPQFPDMTAEHKAQRQNPGTKRDLDFILDIPLEVSAELGRTRLLINELLQLGQGSVVELNKLAGEPMEIFVNGKLVARGEAVVINEKFGIRLTDIISPIERVKQLA
- a CDS encoding flagellar basal body-associated FliL family protein, whose protein sequence is MAKKAEKAPTEEVALDDDAPKKSKKKLILIILSVVLLGVLGAGGFFGYKWWMGRPAAQADNATEQKTEDGHDAKAAEGGEGGAKEEGAAGGHSGGELVSIPPLLVNLAEPQGRRYLKLALDIEVKDKLAADELNKNMSKVKDSLLLLLSSKTYDDLSTLESKILLKKEIVERLTLVMGEQKVLRVYITEIVIQ
- the fliO gene encoding flagellar biosynthetic protein FliO, coding for MPDQLFFDIVKMVVALACIVGLIYGVVYVLKRLLPGAGAAGGERLGIQVLTQLNVGSRQRIAVIRVQDRTLVVGVTEGSINTLAELTPPDAAAKKEADDPKIFSELLSWPKDGAGRGAQQPGAASAPVRAGESDADALRFDGIFDEHPRTATAGRDQRKRDSAGEPDQDDGPPLFPPGKRPLR
- a CDS encoding glycosyltransferase family 4 protein, producing MDILMLHQNFPGQFRRLAGRLAAIGHRVRAMGERHAPGLPGIPMTRYEIRKEPKAGHRYLNTVTAAAIRGEAVAKGLVQLAKQGYRPDVVLAHPGWGEALYVKDALPQARLVSLFEFYYRAQGADVGFEPGAAVGLDTLATLTSRNLLHLMNLERCDAGVSPTHWQKSLHPARYHDKISVVHEGIDTAAMSPEPAARLTLRDGRVLKVGDPVVTYVARHLEPYRGFHVFLRALPEIQRRNPQALTVVVGGDNVSYGRKPEGAANWREKLLSEVGDRLDMTRVVFTGQLPYAAYRALLRVSAAHVYLTYPFVLSWSALEAMSCGCLLVASNTPPVAEVMRHGDNALLFDFFDQQGLVERVSEALERPGELAPLRTAARRAIRNGYGVERGLAGYMALLGASQPPTTSPKP